The genomic window GTCTGGGATGGTATCCTTTGGCAAAGAGACTTTCTGGGCAGGAGATTATACAAATACCTCTTCTGTTTTCATCTTGGATTATAGATACAAATGTTGAAATGTAAATTGATTGGAGATTTGCATCTTTAAGGTAACCTAACCCCTTGCTGTGGGGTTATTCTCATATCTAAACTCATTATTATATAAAATAACCCTTCCATTTATCCACTTGAGAGACCTAAATTGAATCAGTAGACTCAGCTGGTTTGACCTAGAGACTCTATGTAGTTGTCAACATTCATAAGGAATCTAAAAGCAAATTAATATCCTACAGGGAAATTAATATGCTGTTGAATTTTCAGCCTTGATGAGATAAGTTCCAAGGCTCTGTAAATAGTTTCCAGTGGATGTGACAAGGCCCATGTACAACAGGAATATGAGTTAACAGTGAAGTGACAAAACCTCTTGGTGgctgccaagaaggccagctgCTACTTATCTGTGGCTGTAAAAGCTCTTCAGACACCACCAAATCATTTGTAAATGAATTACCTAATCCTCTGCACTGACTGATTTTCCCATTCATGAATGGACTTTAAGCacatttcagttttcctttgtaaaaaagaagaaaagggggggacaaaaaaggggggaaaattaaatttaaaatagctttttatttttattttattgcctAATCAGGTTAAAAACTCTTGGGGCtacatttcaatttttttcactgtattgAGCCATTTGGAccctgcagaaaacagaaactCCACAGGAGAAAACCCTGAAGCTGCAGGGTTGCAggcaggtgctgcagctgctaaAAGCCACCATCAGTGCAAGACCACATCCTTGAGTCCAATGGATGGGCAGAGAACCTGAAATGTGAGCTTCATTGGCTAGCTTTCAAGAGGATATCCATCACAGCATTATAGCATTTGTCTTCTCTAGcctgatgatcacagaatcccagcgtggtggggttggaagggacctctggagacatccAGTCTGACACCTCTGCCCCCCCTCTGCTAAAgcgggacacccacagcagccagcccaagATCATACCTAGCTgggtttggaacctctccagagaaggagaatcgaccacctctctgggcagcctgctccaaggctccagcaccctcacagcaaagtttcctcatcttcagatggaacctcctgggttcaaGTTTGTgaccagtgccccttgtcctgtcacagagaagagcctcgccccagcctcttgccccacacagctcctttagctctcgCTGAGcatggatcagatcccctctggggctgctcttctccaggctctcagccccaggactctcaacctttgctcctcacagagctgctccaggcccctcagcagctttgtagcctctgctggactctctccatctcttaaacctggcagcccagaactggacacaatactccagctatggcctcaccagggcagagtagagggaaaggagaacctcccttgacctgctggccatactcttcttaatgcaccccagtaGACCATTtgacttcttggccacaagggcacgttgATGGTCCATGGTGTGTAAAATCTGGGAAGAAGATACTGGGAACattcaaatttcttttttctctataCTTTCTGATGTTAGCTGTTCCAAAAAGTAATCCCTGCTTTAGCCTCCATAGTCTCCAAAAGAAGAGATATTCAAACACAAATTCAAACATAAATTTCTGTAATTAGGAGTAGGAAACTATTTGAGGAATTCACCCAGAGGTAAGATGTACACAAGAGGTTGCTGGGCAAGCATATTTTGAACATCAAGAGAGGGCAAAGTGTTCCTCTGAAGTCAGTATTGTAGTCTTTGGAAATATGCTCTGCTGTTTCCATCCAGTGAAGTTATGAAGTCACACTGGTTTCCTGACTCATCCCAAAGCTGTTTGGAATAGAAATACCAAAGGTGCCCCAGTCTCACCTTTACAATATTGGAAACATTCCTGacattttcctttgtgtgtCTATTTGTGGACTTGCAAAATCTTGCCACTTTACACCAGATTGTCCTTACAATAGGTCCATAATTGTTACTTACTTCACACATCATAGaacggctcaggttggaagggaccttagagatcatctcctccaacctcaccactgtgggcagggacacctctcaactagactctactgcttaaggcctcatccagtctggccttaacaCCCCCGAGGGAGGTGGTAtccacatccacaacctccctggacaacctgttccagagtctcaccaccctcatactgaagaacttcttcctaagatcaacttctttctaagatccagtctcaaccttctctctcagcttcaaaccattcccccttgtcctgtctctagacatcttcatgaaaagtccttctgtagccttctcttctccaggctgaacatccccagctccctcagcctgtgctcatagcagagctgctccagcccttggatcatttttgtggcctcttctggacttcctccaacagctctgtgtcctgcctATGATGAGGACACCAGAAGTGGAGACAGCATTGGAGGGTCCTCACAAGAGGAGAGTAAAGGGACAGATtgacctctcttgccctgctggccacactcctgtTGATGCAAGTCCAGGgcacaatttgccttctgggctgcatgagtgcaTGCCAGCTCACAGTGAGCTTTCCTGAATCTTCTGGGAGTTTAAATGACTGTTTCTGGAGAGGAATCCTATCTCTAGATGTCTTTGAGGCTTGCTGCCAAGCTATCCAGTAATGGAGGAATTGATAGGACGAAATCTACAAGAGGGATCTCTCTCACAGGCTGTTGCTATGTTAGCTTCCAAGGACTTCTCCTACTGTTATGCTGAGGACAGAGCCAGAGTTTTGCCTCCAAAGTGCTGATGAAGATGCAAAAGGAAGAATTGAAGCAAAATGAACAAATTCAGCACTCTTAAAGCCTTCTGAGAGAGTTGTGCTTAGTTCATCAGTGTAGCACAGACATCTCTGAGACAGACTCCTATTGTACTGAGGAATAATCAGGACCATGGATTTCTAAACATCTGAAGCAAGCAAAAGCTGGGATGTGTCCTTAAAAAGTCCACATTGGTGCACAGGCTTGATCTGAGCACACTGAggtgctagagcaggtccaaagaagggcagtgaggatgatgaaggatctagagcacaggtcctgtgaggagcagctgagggagttggggttgttcagcatggagaaaagaaggcttgggggagacctggctctctacaactccctggcaggaggttggagtgaggtggggattggtctgtTCAatcaagtaacaagtgataggacaagaggaaatggcttcgtgttgcaccaggggagatttaggttagatttttaggaagaatttttccacTGAAAGAGTTATCAGGCTTTGAGCAGGGAAGTTGAACTGGAgcgtctccagaggtccctttcaacccaacctGTGAATTTGAAGTTGCCATTTTGTCAGCACAAAAGAGgtgtgaaataaaatattctaaGTTGCATTTTAATCTGAACATTGCAGTATCTCTCTAATGCTAAGGGGGCAGGGTGCATCCTTTTAAGGGGTCTTGAAATTCCAATTTATCTTGGTTACTGCTGCTCaatgaaaaatgctttaaatgAGGACATTCTAGCTATTTCCATATACATACATAACTAATTTTCAGGCTTTTAAAGCTCCATTTGGATTTAAATTGTATcatcagaaattaaaataaatgtgtgCCTCATTTGCATGCATcctgaaaacatttcatttggtGAGATGATGTAGCTCCCAACTGCAGGGAAAATAGAAACtggcaaaacaaaatacaaattctCCATCAGGaaagggtttgtttggttttttttttaatgaaataggGTTGATGGCTGCCAGTAAAACAATGGCAGTCTTGAACCCCTCTAAGCACAGCAGATTTTAGTAGAGCAGCCTTTCTTCTGGAAATGAGGAATTAGAGGCTTCAGAACCCAACAAGaccatagaaaaaaaaatataaatccatGGTTGTCTTCTCTATTCCTGTGCACTGTTGTGCTTGATGTGAAGACTGAAGAGCTCCAGCACTTCATTACTGGCAgattttgagggtgtcaggccAGAGCGATCAGGAGAGCCTGGCTCTTCGTTCTCAGCTCTTCCTGTGGTGCTTACCTTGCACTCGCTCCTTCTTCCAACCCCTTTTGCACAACAGCTGTCACCACAGACCTGTGGTCTGGAGAGAAGATGAAAATGTGCTATCACTCTAAAGGGAGGGCTGCAGATTCTCTGGCCTGCTATAGCAGATCTCCCACCTTCTTCTCTTAGGTAACATTGGTGCCTGGCAGTCAGAGCTGTTGGCACAACTTGGCCAGGAAAGGGTTTCCCCCAGCAAAGAAAACAGGGTCAGCCCCATCTCCTCATTGAAGGCTTCATGTGCTGTCAGCTGTCTCACCTTCAGCCCCTGGAGGAGAGTGTAGAAAGGCCTTGGGGGCTGTCAACAGCTGGGTGACCTTGTTTGCTCCTTCTCTCATGTCAAGAGGAGCAGAATGAAAGCCTTTTCCAGGATGATAGCATCTCTCCAGTCTCACCATGCATCGGCAGGTGCCAGCAAGCATAGCTTCCAATCCATTAAGCACATGCTTTGAAGTCCAGTGTGGGTGGTAAGCTTGGGGAAGGAGACAAAAATGTGTGTGTATAAGTCATGGAAATACATAGGAAGGGCTAAGACCCCTGCAAATCCTGCCTTTGCAAGACAGAGCCATGCATGGCTAACCTGCCCTGCTTACAAATATCAAACAACTCCATGCTGAGCTGCAATGAGACCTTCAAACACACCCAGTAAAGTCAGGAATTACTTCAGAGCCCTGTTAGACTGGTgagggagaagcagaagaatCCCAAGGAAGTGATCATCcctctgtattcagcactggtgaggccacactttgaatcctgggttcagtttcagGCTccttactccaagaaggacgttgaggagttggagagagtccagagaagggcaacaaaactggcaAAGAATCTAgagaacaggactggggaggagtagctgagggacctggaggtgttcagcctggagaaaaggaagctggggGGAGATcatctggctctctacagctctctggaaggaggctggagccaggtggagattggtctcttctcccaaagaacaaaaaaataggacaaaaggaaacaacCTTAAGTTgtcccagggaaggtttaggttggacatgaggaacaatttcttgcctGAAAGGGTTATCGAGGCCTGGGAAACAGTGGAGTCTCCATACTCAGAGGGGTTCCAAAGCTATGGAGATGGGGTTCTGaaggacgtggtttagtggtggatctggcagtgctgggttaagggttggactccatgatctgtaaggtctcttccaagaaacaaaatgattctgtgattcttcagctCCTCAGTCATTAGCTGACTCAAATACCAGAAGCTATTCTGCTGTGGTTTCAGTCCTGCTATGGCACTGTGGGCAAAATCCAGCTTGGAAAGGCATTGCCAGGGTTGTTTGCAATAACACAAGACTCTGTGTACCAGGATGAAGTCAAGTTTGTTAGGCAAGCAACTAAACAGCATCATCCTCATCAAAGCAGCAGATTATTTATGGAAACAATTGCCACAGGAGACCTGTAGCACCACATCAGTTACTCTGAGGCGTGCAGAGGAGAGACGTGTGGCTAATCAAGCAGAGACTGCCAGACAAGACATTCCTGGGAATAAAATACAATTACAGGAACTATTATTGTTCCTGGGTGGATCTTTAGCAAGAGTTTCATGCCCTTTTCCAACAGTTTTCACAAGGTAAAACAAACCCTTGTGTTGTTTCCCCAGCCACctccacccttctccagctaAGAATGAAGCACTGGTGGACACTCATTACCCCGTCTCTGTAGCACGAAACCAATTATAAGCACATTGTTCCATTAATGAGTTATTTAATTGTTCCTCAGAGATTAAATCCAGAACTGGATTCCAAATTCCCATCAACAGTtagaaagaatcatagagtgccttgagttggaagagaccttaaagatcatcaattccaaagCCCCTCAGCACATGCAGGGACCacaaggctgctcagagcctcatgtGTAACAATTCCAGCTGTGAGATGTCCACAGCTTTCTGGGCCACCCCTTTCAgtccctcaccaccctcacagtaaagagcttcttcctaatgtccaatctaaatctcccttgatctagtttcaaaccattgcctcctgtcctatcactacaggtccTTACAAACAGTCCCTCAAAAGAAAACCACCCAAGAGCAGCAAAGACTGGGCTGGGACTTGCTGGCTGTGTTTAATGTATCATTCTGGCTGCACATTGCAGGCAAAACCCAGGAGATGGTTTTCAACCAAGCAAGTGGTCTTGGAATGTTAAATTAGATTTAAGAATGAAGAAACAGGAGAGGAGTTGGGTGGATGGCTGCATGGCATTGCTGGATTTGATTTGCATCAGAGTAAAACACAGTGGTGGCTTTGTCCTCACCCCTTTGAGACagcagtctgggtttgaaggTATTTTTAGCTTTcttgtttgaaaataaaaacaaaaaaaagacagtttaaaGCTTTAGCAAAGTCCAGTTCAGAGATCAAAAAGCAGTGTGTGCTTTtgtgttcttttgtttttcctaaatCTGCCACAAAGAACAAAGGTTTTCCATTAGATCAACAAAGCAGATTAGTAAAATCCTGGTTCTCCACCAAGATTCTGAATTTGTTTTTCCCCCAGCTCACAACCAATCTGGAAAATTGTCTTAAAACACAAATATCTGGGCTGTGATCCTGGAACCACATGCCATTGCTATCCAAATACTTTGTTAGCCAAGACAGCTCACCAAGggccagatcatagaatcatagaatcagtcagggttggaagggaccacaaggatcatccagttccaacccccctgccatgggcagggacacctcacactgcatcaggctggccagagcctcatccagcctggccttaaacacctccagggatggggcctcaaccacctcccctgcacaatccattccaggctctcactactctcatggggaagaacttcttcctcacgtccagcctgaatctccccacttccagctttattccattcccctagtcctatcactacctgatgtcctaaaaagtccctccccagctttcttgtagcccccttcagttactggaaggccacaataagatcacctcagacccttctcctctcctgactgaacagccccaactctttcagtctggcctcataggagaggtgctccagccctctgctcatcctggtggcccttctctggacaccttccagcatgtccatatccctcttgtaatagggactccagaactggatgcagtactccaggtagggtctcaccagcacggagtagagagggagatcCTATTGGAAGCCTGTGTGGTCATAGGCTGATGAGGATGAACTGGAAGCCAGTGAGGTCATGGACTGACTCATGGACTGAGGGCAAGACAAAAATACTACAatgtctatttttttccccttttgcatACAAAGTAGTTGATGATCTCCTAAATTTCCTCTTCTTTAAGTAGCTGAAGGGGCCCCACTGGATCATCCTTGAGCTGTTTATCTTGCtgctggtgaggaggaggagaagtgtGACCCCATGCACACTGTCACTGTACAGCTGCTGTCAGGACACATCTGGGCGctgaagcagcaaagcaggacTAGGGGAGTTTGTCCGTTGCTGGGAAAGTGGCTGCAGGCTGGATCCGCTCCAGCTgggagggctgggcaggagcagagagctttCTGTCTATATTAGCCTGAATAATTCATCTCAAGTTTTTAGCAGAagctctcccttccctgctcagctTCCCTTTTGTTAGCCTTGCAACTCAGCATCACACACAGGCTTCTTTCTCTGCatccttcagctctgcagcagctcaggctggggctgcaagatggtccccagctccctcccttctctctggATGCTCTTTCCTGTTCCTGTAGATAATTTTGAGGTCATTGCTCCACAAACAGACTCCACCTGCTTTTTTAACTTTGGGGTTTCAACTTTTCATGTTGTAGAGAAGGTAGCTGTGGACTTGGCCCCAGACTTGGAGTCTGTCCCAGGCCACATGGCCTCCTCACCAGGTGTTCTTGCTGGTTTTGATGGAAGAAGTTGAAGGAGTACTCAAACCTGCTTCATTGATAGCAGCTATCACAATTAATTCTACAAAGCCCACACATGGTAGTGGTTCCTCCCACCACTCCAAAGCAAACTCAACCCTTCCCAGGGTATTTATTGGCCCCTTTTGAGGAAATTTTGTGTACTTTGAGCTCAAGGACTTGACTTATGCAAGGTGAGGGCTGACATTTGCATGCTTGCCAACAGAGTTCAAAAGCCACTGGGCAGAGTGGATGGCCCAAATGCTGGCACATGTCATGCATCTTGCATCGCTTGATGCTCCAAGTGCAGTTTTGGGAGCCAGACACTAAATATCCTATTTCTTTAACATAGTTGAGGTGTTAGAGAAGcctagtcttttttttttttttatcatctgTCTCTCCCCAGTGCTGATGGTGACTTTGCAGTCACTCACCTGACCAAGGCTCACCTCTTCTATGATGGGAGAATTAAATGGATGCCACCTGCTATCTATAAAAGCTCCTGCAGCATCGATGTTACCTTCTTCCCCTTTGACCAGCAAAACTGCACAATGAAGTTTGGCTCCTGGACTTATGACAAAGCCAAGATAGACCTGGTAAGCATGCATAGTCACGTGGACCAACTGGACTACTGGGAGAGTGGAGAATGGATCATCATCAACGCTGTGGGCAATTACAACAGCAAGAAATATGAATGCTGCACGGAGATCTACCCTGACATCACTTACTCCTTCATTATCCGGAGGCTGCCACTGTTCTACACAATCAACCTGATCATCCCTTGCCTGCTGATCTCCTGCCTGACTGTCCTGGTCTTCTACTTGCCCTCTGAGTGTGGAGAGAAGATCACCTTGTgcatctctgtgctgctgtccctcACTGTGTTCCTGCTGCTCATCACAGAGATCATCCCATCTACCTCCTTGGTCATCCCTCTGATTGGAGAGTATCTTCTCTTCACCATGATCTTTGTTACTTTGTCTATCATCATTACTGTCTTTGTGCTCAATGTGCACCATCGCTCCCCACGCACCCACACAATGCCTGACTGGGTGAGGAGGATCTTCCTTGACATAGTCCCACGCCTGCTCTTCATGAAACGTCCCTCCACAGTGAAAGACAACTGCAAGAAGCTCATTGAATCCATGCACAAAATCTCCAATACACCAAGGCTTTGGTCCGAGATCGATGTGGACCCCAACTTCACTCCCTCAtcttcccccagcccccagaGTAATGAACCATCACCCACCACTTCCTTCTGTGCCCATCTTGAGGATCCCACCAAACCTCAGCCTATCTGCAAGTCCCCTTCTGGCCAGTATACTGTGCTGCACCCAGATCCTATGCAAGTgacctgctcctctccacaaCCCTCATGCCATCCCCTGAGGGACACCCAGACCACTTCCACCTTGAAAGGTAGATCACTAAGTGTTCAGCAGATGTACAGCCCCAACAAGGCAGAGGAGGGGAGCATCCGCTGTAGGTCCCGGAGCATCCAGTACTGCTACCTGCAGGAGGACTCCTCCCAGACCAATGGCCAATCCTCCGGCTCCCCAGCATCTCAGAGGTGTCACCTCAatgaggagcagccccagcacaagcCCCCTCAGTGCAAGTGCAAGTGCAAGTGCAAGAAGAGCGAggcagctggcccagcagctccagggagcaaggctcacagcagcaaagagcagcacCTGGTGCTGATGTCCCCAGCCCTGAAGCTGGCAGTGGAAGGGGTGCACTACATCGCTGACCACATGCAGGCAGAGGATGCGGATTTCTCGGTGAGTAAgctgcctgcccctgctctccttGGGTAAGTCAAAAATCACCTGCTAAGCAAGCCCCACCAATCCTGAGGCTTATACTGAGGGTGCTTGGTGCTGTGGGCTCAGCCACACCTGTGGCTTTTGAACATGTTGGCTGCTAAAGGCTGCGGAGTTTGTCCTTGCAGTCTTGGCAAGCCCAGGGGGTGCCACAACCAGACTATAGAATAGAACGATAGGATCCTgttgggtggaagagacctttaagatcaacaagtccaaccatgaacccagcactgccaattCTGCCACTAAAACACgcccctcagcactgcatctatGTATCTTTTACATCCCTCCAGAgaagatgactccaccacttccttgggcagtctgttccagggctagGCAactctttgggggaagaaattgttcctcatgtgcaacctaaacctctcccagtgcaacttgaggccatttcctcttgtcctgtcatttgttctGGGGGAGAatagaccaaaccccacctggctccagcctcctttcagggagctgtagagagccagaaggtctcccttcagcctcctgacAACCTCCTAAAcaacctcaggtccctcagccactcctccccagccctgttctccagagccttccccagcttggttgctattctctggacctgttccagcacctcagtgtccttcttggagtgaataGCCCCtaactgaacccagtgtttgAGGTGCAGACTCACTAATTCCAGGTACAGAAggatgatcacttccctgcagAGGTACAACCACCAtgctcagggctgctccagaAGAATAGGATTCTCCAGcagaaaattgaagttgtcaaGTAGGAAGGAAGCAACTAAGCCTCTGAAAGAGACTCCAAAAAGCAGTCATCTGGTGGGAATGTAGCAGCCATTCTTTGTAGAGAAGCCTCTGGCAGTTGGGTGATTCACACTGTGTGGTTTTGGTAAGCTTTGACTCTGTCTAGTGAGCCTAGGAAGGTCCCAAAATAGGTTGTGGCTGTGGGACGCCTGGGGGCACTGCGAGGTATCTTTAGCTCTGTGTTCCTGGTTGCTCATTAGTGGCCTTGCACTGAGGCAGTTGGCTTTGTGCAGGAAGTGGGTGTGCAGACACAGCTCACACTTCTAAAGGGGTAAATGCAGCTACAaatagaggaggaaaagggaggctggaagaatttcttctgatgGAAGTGGTGATGCAGATACAAATGCCACATCCCTTTCACACCTCTTGTAGATCTTCCCCTGCAATACTAGAGGTAGGCTATGCTGGATAATTAGGGTCATAACGAAGGAAGCCACAAGATGTCCTGAAATGAGGTGttctcagtgaagaaaaatcTTAGCTGACTTTTCTTAGAGGGATTCCTCAGCAAAAGGCAGTGCTTCAGCTGTGCTTACAGTTTGATTTAGAGTCAGTGCAAGTCACAGTGATTTTATGCAAGAGTTCCTGGGCATGAAGAGTGTCTCTACATTTGCATTTTTCACAGCACTGAGTACTTAGCAGCAGCAACACAAGATCGAGTGCTGCTGCTCATTTATGGACTCCTTAGGTACTGTAGTTGAAGAGGTCTCTGTCATGTTCTTTGCTTCTCAACAGTCCTTCTGAGGAAGCAGCTCTTCAGTCCTCGTGTTGAGGAGTGACAGCCAAAATAGAGGAGGCAACTTGTTCAAGGTCACAGAGCAAAtctgtggcagagctgagctgtgaacCCCATCTTCAATAGCTGACAGCCCAGCACTCTTGGCTGGGCTAAAGCACTTCACAAGCACATTAAACTGAGGGAATTAAACTCTGCTCCAGCAACAATCACAAGTCAGTCCATGGTGCAGATGAAGGAGTATGACACCAATAACACTTCCCATTCCGAGTAATTCTCTTTCTGCTGAGCTTGTTGATATCATCAGGAACTGAGTCAATGAGTATCTTGGGCTCTTTCCTTTTAATCCATGATTGCAACtgtctttaaaatgaaaacaatcttCAGAAGCCACAAATTTTCTTCTTGTATCTTCCACTCCTCTCCCCTCTTGAAACACAGTGATTATACTGAGGAGAAAGATATTTCCAGCATTAAAcatcaaaagcagaagaaaagaagcagctttgagggctctgagcagagctcCTGCCAGCCTAGCCTGCAACCAAAGGAACCAAGAAACTACCCAGGAACAGGCAGAGAAGGGTCACCCCCATGACCACCAACACATCAGGCTCTGCAGGCTATTTTCTGCTCTAGCGCAGCAGTTGTGGTTGGCATGACAGAAATGAGGTTTTTAGATGTAGGGGAATAAAATGCCTCAGATGCCAATCTAGAGATaatactttctttttctgaatgCAAATAATGCCAAGAATCagtgaatcagagaatggtttgggttggaaggcaccctaAACATCATCTAGTCTGGTCCCTCAGGAGGGAAAGCCTTTTGTTTCTCCAGGTGGAAgcaacaaagaaaaaggaaatgtgaTCATCTGGAATTGAAATTCACTCCAAGGAGCAGAACTGATCTAATGAAATGAGAATTTATTGGGGGAAAAGGATCAGTGCTTCAGAAATATGCTTTCATCTTGAAATCAAATAGTGGCATCCATTTCTTCATGGATGCCTTCAACCAGCCTGTCAGCAGGCACCTCAGatgcagctgcagcccctgaAACACAGCTCACTGTCTCCTAAGTAATACTTTCAGAGACAGGCACCTTTCCAGAACCAGCACAGAGCTTTTCTGAGGTTTttgtcttcttctttttttt from Indicator indicator isolate 239-I01 chromosome 24, UM_Iind_1.1, whole genome shotgun sequence includes these protein-coding regions:
- the CHRNA4 gene encoding neuronal acetylcholine receptor subunit alpha-4; the encoded protein is MGSLVSEGNLLLLLCASIFPALGHVETRAHAEERLLKKLFSGYNKWSRPVANISDVVLVRFGLSIAQLIDVDEKNQMMTTNVWVKQEWHDYKLRWDPQEYENVTSIRIPSELIWRPDIVLYNNADGDFAVTHLTKAHLFYDGRIKWMPPAIYKSSCSIDVTFFPFDQQNCTMKFGSWTYDKAKIDLVSMHSHVDQLDYWESGEWIIINAVGNYNSKKYECCTEIYPDITYSFIIRRLPLFYTINLIIPCLLISCLTVLVFYLPSECGEKITLCISVLLSLTVFLLLITEIIPSTSLVIPLIGEYLLFTMIFVTLSIIITVFVLNVHHRSPRTHTMPDWVRRIFLDIVPRLLFMKRPSTVKDNCKKLIESMHKISNTPRLWSEIDVDPNFTPSSSPSPQSNEPSPTTSFCAHLEDPTKPQPICKSPSGQYTVLHPDPMQVTCSSPQPSCHPLRDTQTTSTLKGRSLSVQQMYSPNKAEEGSIRCRSRSIQYCYLQEDSSQTNGQSSGSPASQRCHLNEEQPQHKPPQCKCKCKCKKSEAAGPAAPGSKAHSSKEQHLVLMSPALKLAVEGVHYIADHMQAEDADFSVKEDWKYVAMVIDRIFLWMFIIVCLLGTVGLFLPPWLAGMI